One genomic region from Pseudorca crassidens isolate mPseCra1 chromosome 11, mPseCra1.hap1, whole genome shotgun sequence encodes:
- the LOC137201871 gene encoding tubulin alpha-1C chain-like, which yields MRECISIHVGQAGVQIGNACWELYCLEHGIQPNGQMPSDKTIGGGDDSFNTFFSETGAGKHVPRAVFVDLEPTVIDEVRTGTYRQLFHPEQLITGKEDAANNYARGHYTIGKEVIDLVLDRVRKLADQCTGLQGFLVFRSFGGGTGSGFTSLLMERLSVDYGKKSKLEFSVYPAPQISTAVVEPYNSILTTHTTLEHSDCAFMVDNEAIYDICRRNLDIERPSYTNLNRLMSQIVSSITASLRFDGALNVDLTEFQTNLVPYPRIHFPLATYAPVISAEKAYHEQLTVAEITNSCFEPANQMVKCDPRHGKYMACCLLYRGDVVPKDVNAAIATIKTKRSIQFVDWCPTGFKVGINYQPPTVVPGGDLAKVQRAVCMLSNTTAIAEAWARLDHKFDLMYAKRAFVHWYVGEGMEEGEFSEAREDMAALEKDYEEVGADSVEGEEEDEEY from the exons ATG CGTGAGTGCATCTCCATCCACGTTGGCCAGGCTGGTGTCCAGATCGGCAATGCCTGCTGGGAGCTCTACTGCCTGGAACACGGCATCCAGCCTAATGGCCAGATGCCAAGTGACAAGACTATTGGGGGAGGAGATGACTCCTTCAACACCTTCTTCAGTGAGACAGGCGCTGGCAAACATGTGCCCAGGGCAGTGTTTGTAGACCTGGAACCCACGGTCATTG atgAAGTTCGCACTGGCACCTACCGCCAGCTCTTCCACCCCGAGCAGCTCATCACAGGCAAGGAAGATGCTGCCAATAACTATGCCCGAGGTCACTACACCATTGGCAAGGAGGTCATTGACCTCGTCTTGGACCGAGTTCGGAAACTG GCTGACCAGTGCACAGGCCTTCAGGGCTTCTTGGTTTTCCGCAGCTTTGGTGGGGGAACTGGTTCTGGGTTCACCTCCCTGCTGATGGAACGTCTCTCTGTCGATTATGGCAAGAAGTCCAAGCTGGAGTTCTCCGTTTACCCAGCCCCTCAGATTTCCACAGCTGTAGTTGAGCCCTACAACTCCATCCTCACCACCCACACCACCCTGGAGCACTCTGATTGTGCCTTCATGGTAGACAACGAGGCCATCTATGACATCTGTCGTAGAAACCTCGACATTGAGCGCCCATCATACACAAATCTTAACCGCCTTATGAGCCAGATTGTGTCCTCCATCACCGCTTCCCTGCGGTTTGATGGAGCCCTGAATGTTGATCTGACAGAATTCCAGACCAACCTGGTGCCCTATCCCCGCATCCACTTCCCTCTGGCCACATATGCCCCTGTCATCTCTGCTGAGAAAGCCTACCATGAACAGCTTACTGTAGCAGAGATCACCAATTCTTGCTTTGAGCCAGCCAACCAGATGGTGAAATGCGACCCTCGCCATGGTAAATACATGGCTTGCTGCCTGTTGTACCGTGGCGATGTGGTTCCCAAAGATGTCAATGCTGCCATTGCCACCATCAAGACCAAGCGCAGCATCCAGTTTGTGGACTGGTGCCCCACTGGCTTCAAAGTTGGCATTAATTACCAGCCTCCCACTGTGGTACCTGGTGGAGACCTGGCCAAAGTACAGCGAGCTGTGTGCATGCTGAGCAACACCACAGCCATCGCTGAGGCCTGGGCTCGCCTGGACCACAAGTTTGACCTGATGTATGCCAAGCGTGCCTTTGTTCACTGGTACGTGGGTGAGGGCATGGAGGAAGGAGAGTTTTCTGAGGCCCGTGAGGACATGGCTGCCCTTGAGAAGGATTATGAGGAGGTTGGAGCTGATAGTgttgagggagaagaggaggatgaAGAATATTAA